TCAACCAGGTGGGCGGCAACGACGAGCTGATCTTCGATGGCGGCTCCTTCGTGGTCGGAAGCAGCGGCCGTGTCCTTGCTCAGTTGCCGCTCTTCGAAGAAGCGTTCGAGATCGTCGACGTTCCCGGCACAACCGCCGGACGCCTACCCGACGATGTGCCGGAGTCGGATCGGGTGAGCCAACTCGAACGCGGGCTCGTGCTCGGGATTCACGATTACTTCCGCAAGCAAGGCCTCCCGCCGGGCGCCGTGATCGGCCTCTCCGGGGGGATCGATTCGGCGGTTACCGCACACCTCGCGGTTGAAGCGCTCGGTGCGAAACAGGTGGTTGGCATCGCCATGCCGGGACCGTTCTCCTCGGGACATAGCGTGGATGATGCCCTCACTCTCGGTGAGCGGCTCGGCATCGACGTTCGCAAGGTGGAGATCGGCCACATCTACGAGGCCTACCGAACGATCTTTGCCCAACTCTTCGGCCAGAAGGACGACTACGGCCTGGCGCAGCAGAACATCCAATCGCGCATCCGGGGCGCCATCCTGATGGCCGTCTCGAATGCAGAAAACCGCCTCGTTCTCGCGACGGGAAACAAGAGCGAACTCTCGGTGGGCTACTGCACCCTCTACGGAGATACAGTGGGCGGGCTCGCGGTGTTGGGCGACGTCTACAAACGCGACGTCTACGCGATCGCCCGCCATGCCAACAAGAACGGCGAGCGTATTCCGGTCAACACCATCGAAAAACCGCCCTCCGCCGAACTGGCACCGGACCAGCTCGATAGCGACGATCTGCCGCCCTACGACATTCTCGATGCCGTGCTCGAACAGGCCATCGAAGGCGGGCTCGGTGCCAACGCCCTCACGCCGCCGCCTGGCACGACCCGGGAAGAAGCGGCAGCCATCGTGCGCCGGCTGGATCGCAACGAGTACAAACGGCGTCAGTCACCGCTCGTATTGCGTGTCTCGCCAAAGGCCTTCGGCGGCGGGCGGCGCCTGCCGATCGTCCATCGCTATCCGAGCTGAAGAAGCGAGCGGAGCCGCTAGGCGGCAGTTTCGGAAGTGATCCCGCGGACATGTTCGGCCCGAGCGCCGCGGGGACCTTCCTGGATGACGTACTCGACCGTGTCGCCCTCGGCGATGTTGTCGTACTCGGTGCCGTTCATCCCGGAGCGGTGGAAGAAGACTTCTTTCCCGTCTTCACCGCGGATGAAGCCGAA
This region of bacterium genomic DNA includes:
- a CDS encoding NAD+ synthase, which codes for MKIAIAQINPTVGDLQGNRRRIEEAAERAKRAGAEFCVLPELCLTGYPPMDLLEREGFVRDQLKELETLEASSKGIDLAVGAVLPVESGRAKRLANAAVLLRDGKRAAVQAKTLLPTYDVFDENRYFVAAEEQIPIGPLGLSVCEDAWAFEIGYGRDPVGRLAAAGAQLVLNLSASPWHAGKPGERRRLFGELATRHQVPIIFVNQVGGNDELIFDGGSFVVGSSGRVLAQLPLFEEAFEIVDVPGTTAGRLPDDVPESDRVSQLERGLVLGIHDYFRKQGLPPGAVIGLSGGIDSAVTAHLAVEALGAKQVVGIAMPGPFSSGHSVDDALTLGERLGIDVRKVEIGHIYEAYRTIFAQLFGQKDDYGLAQQNIQSRIRGAILMAVSNAENRLVLATGNKSELSVGYCTLYGDTVGGLAVLGDVYKRDVYAIARHANKNGERIPVNTIEKPPSAELAPDQLDSDDLPPYDILDAVLEQAIEGGLGANALTPPPGTTREEAAAIVRRLDRNEYKRRQSPLVLRVSPKAFGGGRRLPIVHRYPS